The proteins below come from a single Paramormyrops kingsleyae isolate MSU_618 chromosome 25, PKINGS_0.4, whole genome shotgun sequence genomic window:
- the LOC140582786 gene encoding uncharacterized protein, translating into MWQCVRRWRLIKYHKANKNTERRKKKRSEELEVLRLFKVNGEAWRREQKAMRKALNEKKGGEKEEMRQEEIWPLSYQSQCPLVEAPPPSYKGQFPVIEGKVEFSGEVTQKDEGSREQNGTASCLDGYREVSALLRQAVQEGLRGSERRTEGQACGPEKQGSEIKVGYGASGSNAEGLVHLLDTPNPPSKGWSQFQEKETETESEEGVEEDNADHRIVRSRRAVKPPTRDTPMLPLRVNGAQTQYVPWAGQDLEGLILRLPVLAEGARKWIKAFEEETMGRLLAIGDIKVVLACVFGVDGMERLLQSNGLAAVTGTPVNDACHSDGYRANCWHQLRLMFPPWLSVVEMKVEPIKEGESPAAYLQAQEKRRHTETEQDLQNPAFRERRRTLLKSVRGN; encoded by the coding sequence atgtggcagtgtgtgaggagatggagactgataaagtatcataaggctaataagaacacagaaaggcgtaaaaagaaaaggagtgaggaactgGAGGTACTGAGGTTATTTAAAGTAAACggagaggcctggagaagggagcagaaagccatgagaaaggcactaaatgagaagaaggggggtgagaaagaagagatgaggcaggaagaaatatggccactgtcatatcaaagtcagtgtccgttagtggaagccccccctccttcatacaagggtcagtttccagtaatagaggggaaggtagaattcagtggtgaggtgacacagaaggatgaaggaagtagggagcagaacggaacggcaagttgtttagatggatacagggaagtgagtgcattgctgcggcaggcagtgcaggaaggactgcgagggagtgagagaagaacagaaggccaggcatgtgggcctgagaaacaagggagtgagataaaggtggggtacggagcaagtggtagtaatgcagaagggctggtgcatctgctggacacccctaaccctccatctaaaggatggagtcagtttcaggagaaggagacagaaacagagagtgaggaaggagtagaggaggataatgcagatcatagaatagtgagaagcaggagggctgtgaagcCCCCCACCAGGGACACTCCAATGCTTCCGCTGAGGGTGaacggagcacagacacagtatgtgccgtgggcaggacaggatctggagggcctgattctcagactcccagttctggcagaaggggccagaaaatggataaaagcatttgaggaggaaactatgggtcggctcctggcgataggggacataaaggtggttctggcttgcgtttttggggtagacggaatggagagactgctgcaAAGCAATGGCCTGGCAGCGGTgacagggactcctgtgaatgatgcatgtcactctgacggttaccgtgctaactgctggcatcagctgcgactaatgtttcctccatggctgagtgtggttgaaatgaaggtggagcccatcaaggagggggagagcccagctgcctatctgcaAGCTCAAGAAAAGCGACGGCACACTGAGacggagcaggacctgcagaatccggcattcagagagaggaggaggactttgctaaagagcgtgagagggaactga